One stretch of Ipomoea triloba cultivar NCNSP0323 chromosome 8, ASM357664v1 DNA includes these proteins:
- the LOC116026630 gene encoding uncharacterized protein LOC116026630 isoform X1 — protein sequence MSRPGRFGGEKKKKCGKRRKSGIKKRVSFHSSDPSLDKADKNPSFTNPIIHGSAEETWFDSAAVFESDCSDEEFQSVTDDVHSLSGSEAEHAHKPEYSPKDSEVKPVFLDEISPCIDECSGRDEDLLNNCGILPNNCLPCLASAIPHVEKRRSFSSSPPNSRKKNALKLSFKWKEGNSNAILLSSKSLLQRPIAGSQVPFCPLEKRVSDSWSRIEAATFKVRAENYFRDKKKDFAPKNAAYYPFGVDVFLCPRKINHISQLVELPVIESSGMLPPILVVNIQVPLYPATIFQNETDGEGISFVLYFKLSETYAKELPSHFQESIRRLIENDTEKVKAFPVDNTVPFRERLKILGRVANVEHLPLSAAERKLMHAYNEKPVLSRPQHEFYTGENYFEIDLDMHRFSYISRKGFEAFLDRLKLCILDFGLTIQGNKSEELPEQMLCCVRLNEIDYVNYQQLGPRVDPNYVN from the exons ATGTCAAGGCCGGGTAGATTTGGAGgtgagaaaaagaagaaatgtgGGAAGAGAAGGAAATCTGGTATCAAGAAGAGGGTCTCTTTTCATTCTTCTGATCCATCATTGGATAAAGCTGACAAGAATCCATCTTTCACCAATCCTATAATCCATG GAAGTGCTGAGGAGACATGGTTTGATTCTGCTGCAGTGTTTGAATCTGACTGCAGTGATGAAGAATTCCAGAGTGTAACTGATG ATGTTCACTCTCTCAGCGGCTCTGAAGCCGAACATGCGCACAAACCCGAGTATTCACCGAAAGATTCTGAGGTGAAGCCGGTGTTCCTTGATGAAATATCTCCCTGCATAGATGAATGCAGTGGCAGGGATGAAGATTTGTTAAACAATTGTGGAATTCTCCCAAACAACTGTTTGCCCTGTCTTGCATCTGCTATCCCTCATGTCGAGAAGAGAAGATCCTTCAGCTCCAGCCCTCCAAATTCAAGGAAAAAGAATGCGTTAAAACTGTCCTTCAAATGGAAAGAAGGAAATTCTAATGCAATTTTAC TTTCATCGAAGTCACTTCTGCAAAGACCAATAGCTGGCTCCCAAGTACCATTTTGTCCCTTAGAAAAACGAGTGTCAGACAGCTGGTCACGCATTGAAGCAGCTACTTTCAAAGTTCGAGCGGAGAACTATTTTCG GGATaaaaagaaggattttgctcCCAAAAACGCAGCGTATTACCCCTTTGGTGTTGATGTATTTTTATGTCCtaggaaaataaatcatataTCTCAGCTTGTGGAACTTCCGGTTATAGAATCTTCTGGGATGCTTCCGCCTATTCTTGTCGTGAATATTCAG GTACCGCTGTATCCAGCCACAATTTTTCAAAACGAAACTGATGGCGAAGGAATCAGTTTCGTGTTGTATTTCAAGCTTTCCGAAACTTATGCTAAAGAACTTCCGTCCCATTTTCAAGAGAGTATAAGA CGCCTAATTGAGAACGACACGGAAAAGGTAAAGGCGTTTCCTGTTGACAATACTGTGCCCTTTCGGGAACGGTTGAAGATATTAGGTCGTGTAGCGAACGTGGAACATCTGCCGTTGAGTGCAGCCGAGAGGAAGCTCATGCATGCCTACAATGAAAAGCCTGTCCTTTCGCGGCCTCAGCACGAGTTCTACACA GGAGAGAACTATTTCGAGATCGATTTAGATATGCACAGATTCAGTTACATCTCTAGGAAGGGATTTGAAGCATTCTTAGATAGGCTAAAGCTTTGCATCTTGGATTTTGGGCTCACAATTCAG GGTAACAAATCTGAAGAATTGCCAGAGCAGATGTTATGTTGTGTGAGACTGAATGAAATTGATTATGTAAATTATCAGCAGCTAGGGCCTAGGGTTGACCCTAATTATGTAAACTGA
- the LOC116026630 gene encoding uncharacterized protein LOC116026630 isoform X2: MLGSQLSPLLYVMMLISGSAEETWFDSAAVFESDCSDEEFQSVTDDVHSLSGSEAEHAHKPEYSPKDSEVKPVFLDEISPCIDECSGRDEDLLNNCGILPNNCLPCLASAIPHVEKRRSFSSSPPNSRKKNALKLSFKWKEGNSNAILLSSKSLLQRPIAGSQVPFCPLEKRVSDSWSRIEAATFKVRAENYFRDKKKDFAPKNAAYYPFGVDVFLCPRKINHISQLVELPVIESSGMLPPILVVNIQVPLYPATIFQNETDGEGISFVLYFKLSETYAKELPSHFQESIRRLIENDTEKVKAFPVDNTVPFRERLKILGRVANVEHLPLSAAERKLMHAYNEKPVLSRPQHEFYTGENYFEIDLDMHRFSYISRKGFEAFLDRLKLCILDFGLTIQGNKSEELPEQMLCCVRLNEIDYVNYQQLGPRVDPNYVN, from the exons ATGCTGGGTTCCCAACTAAGCCCCTTGTTGTATGTGATGATGCTGATATCAGGAAGTGCTGAGGAGACATGGTTTGATTCTGCTGCAGTGTTTGAATCTGACTGCAGTGATGAAGAATTCCAGAGTGTAACTGATG ATGTTCACTCTCTCAGCGGCTCTGAAGCCGAACATGCGCACAAACCCGAGTATTCACCGAAAGATTCTGAGGTGAAGCCGGTGTTCCTTGATGAAATATCTCCCTGCATAGATGAATGCAGTGGCAGGGATGAAGATTTGTTAAACAATTGTGGAATTCTCCCAAACAACTGTTTGCCCTGTCTTGCATCTGCTATCCCTCATGTCGAGAAGAGAAGATCCTTCAGCTCCAGCCCTCCAAATTCAAGGAAAAAGAATGCGTTAAAACTGTCCTTCAAATGGAAAGAAGGAAATTCTAATGCAATTTTAC TTTCATCGAAGTCACTTCTGCAAAGACCAATAGCTGGCTCCCAAGTACCATTTTGTCCCTTAGAAAAACGAGTGTCAGACAGCTGGTCACGCATTGAAGCAGCTACTTTCAAAGTTCGAGCGGAGAACTATTTTCG GGATaaaaagaaggattttgctcCCAAAAACGCAGCGTATTACCCCTTTGGTGTTGATGTATTTTTATGTCCtaggaaaataaatcatataTCTCAGCTTGTGGAACTTCCGGTTATAGAATCTTCTGGGATGCTTCCGCCTATTCTTGTCGTGAATATTCAG GTACCGCTGTATCCAGCCACAATTTTTCAAAACGAAACTGATGGCGAAGGAATCAGTTTCGTGTTGTATTTCAAGCTTTCCGAAACTTATGCTAAAGAACTTCCGTCCCATTTTCAAGAGAGTATAAGA CGCCTAATTGAGAACGACACGGAAAAGGTAAAGGCGTTTCCTGTTGACAATACTGTGCCCTTTCGGGAACGGTTGAAGATATTAGGTCGTGTAGCGAACGTGGAACATCTGCCGTTGAGTGCAGCCGAGAGGAAGCTCATGCATGCCTACAATGAAAAGCCTGTCCTTTCGCGGCCTCAGCACGAGTTCTACACA GGAGAGAACTATTTCGAGATCGATTTAGATATGCACAGATTCAGTTACATCTCTAGGAAGGGATTTGAAGCATTCTTAGATAGGCTAAAGCTTTGCATCTTGGATTTTGGGCTCACAATTCAG GGTAACAAATCTGAAGAATTGCCAGAGCAGATGTTATGTTGTGTGAGACTGAATGAAATTGATTATGTAAATTATCAGCAGCTAGGGCCTAGGGTTGACCCTAATTATGTAAACTGA
- the LOC116027826 gene encoding pentatricopeptide repeat-containing protein At1g62914, mitochondrial-like isoform X1 has protein sequence MKTKRNALSTFFTNMSWRRIRTASSTPISPIFAAEVESGTVSSEPSLLAFPSGPQTVSLNNNSSVSPNQSKFRNSFNDLDDALNLFRQMAHTCPLPSVSQFNKLLSRILKLKHYSVVVSLFQEMRINGIPISVCTINILVDVYCRSSRVDCGFCLLGVVFKCGLEFNVVTFNTLIKGLFLDNKIVEGVGLFKKLVRENVCKVDQITYGSVINGLCKAGHTQNALDLLIVMQEEGPKPNTIAYNIVIDSLCKDRIVDQALGLLSEMIERGVPPDIFTYTSLIQGLCNFNRWKEVTKLMNDMVLHNVYPGVYIFNILVDALCKVGKLESAETIIQIMIQRKIYPDVVTYNTLIEGYCLQELMDEARKVFGRMVESGIQPDVMTYNTLISGYCKIKEMDKARRAFGQMVESGLQPDVRTYSTLINGYCKIKEMDKALHLFCEIPQKGLHPDVVTYTIMLQGLFLVGRCSAALKLFQEMLVAGHKPNFYTSCVLLDGLCGNGLVEEAMSVYHQLLTRNRNGSHVYGAIIIDRLCKIGRLNAARDVFNDLISKGRCLNVNTYTVMINGLCREGLTDEALELLRKMERNDCLPNTVTYNVILQGFVREKKCHEANLLLDEMVGKGISPDDDTLFFINDLLALKTEDETALKVMQKFAANHVK, from the exons atgaaaacaaagaGAAATGCTTTGTCTACGTTCTTCACTAACATGAGTTGGAGGAGAATAAGGACAGCAAGCTCTACTCCTATTTCGCCCATTTTTGCGGCGGAGGTGGAGTCAGGTACGGTTTCTTCTGAGCCCTCACTGCTTGCGTTTCCTTCTGGCCCACAAACggtttctttaaataataatagcTCCGTTTCTCCGAATCAATCCAAATTCAGAAACAGCTTTAATGATTTAGACGATGCCCTGAATTTATTCCGTCAAATGGCTCATACCTGCCCCTTGCCTTCTGTTAGTCAGTTCAACAAACTGCTTAGTAGAATTCTGAAATTGAAGCATTATTCCGTAGTTGTTTCCCTCTTTCAAGAAATGCGCATTAATGGCATCCCAATCAGTGTGTGTACCATTAAC ATTCTGGTGGATGTGTACTGCCGCTCTAGTCGAGTAGATTGCGGGTTTTGTCTACTTGGTGTGGTGTTCAAGTGTGGATTAGAGTTTAATGTGGTAACATTCAACACTCTGATCAAGGGTCTCTTTCTGGATAATAAGATTGTGGAGGGTGTAGGGCTTTTCAAGAAGTTGGTGAGGGAAAATGTGTGCAAAGTTGATCAAATTACTTATGGTAGTGTTATAAATGGGCTTTGCAAGGCAGGTCATACACAGAATGCTCTTGATTTACTTATAGTAATGCAAGAAGAGGGACCTAAGCCTAATACTATAGCCTATAACATTGTGATTGATTCTCTATGTAAAGACAGAATTGTTGATCAGGCTCTTGGCCTTCTCTCTGAGATGATTGAAAGAGGAGTTCCCCCGGACATCTTCACATACACTTCACTAATTCAAGGCCTTTGCAATTTTAACCGATGGAAAGAGGTTACGAAGTTAATGAATGATATGGTCCTACATAATGTATATCCAGGTGTctatattttcaatatattagTGGATGCCCTCTGTAAGGTGGGGAAGTTGGAAAGTGCGGAAACTATTATTCAGATCATGATTCAAAGGAAGATTTATCCTGATGTCGTCACGTACAACACTCTCATTGAGGGGTACTGTTTGCAAGAACTGATGGATGAAGCGAGAAAAGTTTTTGGTCGGATGGTAGAAAGTGGCATTCAACCTGATGTTATGACCTATAACACATTAATTAGTGGATActgtaaaataaaagaaatggaTAAAGCCAGGAGAGCTTTTGGTCAGATGGTAGAAAGTGGCCTTCAACCTGATGTTAGGACCTATAGCACATTAATTAATGGATActgtaaaataaaagaaatggaTAAGGCCCTGCATCTATTTTGTGAAATTCCTCAAAAAGGGCTTCATCCTGATGTTGTTACGTATACCATAATGTTGCAGGGGTTATTTCTGGTGGGTAGATGTTCTGCTGCACTGAAACTTTTTCAGGAGATGCTGGTTGCTGGACATAAACCAAATTTTTACACTTCATGTGTCTTACTTGATGGTTTGTGTGGTAATGGACTTGTTGAAGAGGCGATGTCAGTCTATCATCAGTTATTAACGAGAAACAGAAATGGTTCTCATGTTTATGGTGCCATCATAATTGATAGGCTCTGCAAGATAGGGCGGCTTAATGCTGCACGCGATGTATTCAATGACCTCATCTCTAAAGGTCGATGCCTAAATGTGAATACATACACTGTAATGATAAATGGGCTTTGTCGAGAAGGATTAACAGATGAAGCCTTAGAGTTGTTAAGGAAAATGGAGAGAAATGATTGCTTACCAAATACTGTGACTTATaatgttattttgcaaggatttGTTAGGGAGAAAAAATGTCATGAGGCAAATCTACTTTTGGATGAAATggttggtaagggtatttctcCAGATGATGACACATTGTTCTTCATAAACGACTTACTTGCACTTAAAACTGAAGATGAGACAGCACTAAAGGTGATGCAGAAATTTGCTGCAAATCATGTAAAGTAA
- the LOC116027826 gene encoding pentatricopeptide repeat-containing protein At1g62914, mitochondrial-like isoform X2 produces the protein MKTKRNNANLSWFFTNMSWRRITTASSTPISPNFAAGTASSNHNNSSVSSKFRKSFNDLFRQMARTRPLPSVFHFNKLLSKIRKLKHYSLVVSLFQEMRIKGIPINVYTINILVDVYCRSSRVDCGFCLLGVVFKCGLEFNVVTFNTLIKGLFLDNKIVEGVGLFKKLVRENVCKVDQITYGSVINGLCKAGHTQNALDLLIVMQEEGPKPNTIAYNIVIDSLCKDRIVDQALGLLSEMIERGVPPDIFTYTSLIQGLCNFNRWKEVTKLMNDMVLHNVYPGVYIFNILVDALCKVGKLESAETIIQIMIQRKIYPDVVTYNTLIEGYCLQELMDEARKVFGRMVESGIQPDVMTYNTLISGYCKIKEMDKARRAFGQMVESGLQPDVRTYSTLINGYCKIKEMDKALHLFCEIPQKGLHPDVVTYTIMLQGLFLVGRCSAALKLFQEMLVAGHKPNFYTSCVLLDGLCGNGLVEEAMSVYHQLLTRNRNGSHVYGAIIIDRLCKIGRLNAARDVFNDLISKGRCLNVNTYTVMINGLCREGLTDEALELLRKMERNDCLPNTVTYNVILQGFVREKKCHEANLLLDEMVGKGISPDDDTLFFINDLLALKTEDETALKVMQKFAANHVK, from the coding sequence ATGAAAACAAAGAGAAATAATGCTAATTTGTCTTGGTTCTTCACTAACATGAGTTGGAGGAGAATAACCACAGCAAGCTCTACTCCCATTTCGCCCAATTTTGCGGCAGGTACGGCTTCTTCAAATCATAATAACTCCTCGGTTTCTTCCAAATTCAGGAAGAGCTTTAATGATTTATTCCGTCAAATGGCTCGTACCCGCCCCTTGCCTTCTGTTTTTCACTTCAACAAACTGCTTAGCAAAATTCGGAAATTGAAGCATTATTCCCTAGTTGTTTCCCTCTTTCAAGAAATGCGCATAAAGGGCATCCCAATCAATGTGTATACCATTAACATTCTGGTGGATGTGTACTGCCGCTCTAGTCGAGTAGATTGCGGGTTTTGTCTACTTGGTGTGGTGTTCAAGTGTGGATTAGAGTTTAATGTGGTAACATTCAACACTCTGATCAAGGGTCTCTTTCTGGATAATAAGATTGTGGAGGGTGTAGGGCTTTTCAAGAAGTTGGTGAGGGAAAATGTGTGCAAAGTTGATCAAATTACTTATGGTAGTGTTATAAATGGGCTTTGCAAGGCAGGTCATACACAGAATGCTCTTGATTTACTTATAGTAATGCAAGAAGAGGGACCTAAGCCTAATACTATAGCCTATAACATTGTGATTGATTCTCTATGTAAAGACAGAATTGTTGATCAGGCTCTTGGCCTTCTCTCTGAGATGATTGAAAGAGGAGTTCCCCCGGACATCTTCACATACACTTCACTAATTCAAGGCCTTTGCAATTTTAACCGATGGAAAGAGGTTACGAAGTTAATGAATGATATGGTCCTACATAATGTATATCCAGGTGTctatattttcaatatattagTGGATGCCCTCTGTAAGGTGGGGAAGTTGGAAAGTGCGGAAACTATTATTCAGATCATGATTCAAAGGAAGATTTATCCTGATGTCGTCACGTACAACACTCTCATTGAGGGGTACTGTTTGCAAGAACTGATGGATGAAGCGAGAAAAGTTTTTGGTCGGATGGTAGAAAGTGGCATTCAACCTGATGTTATGACCTATAACACATTAATTAGTGGATActgtaaaataaaagaaatggaTAAAGCCAGGAGAGCTTTTGGTCAGATGGTAGAAAGTGGCCTTCAACCTGATGTTAGGACCTATAGCACATTAATTAATGGATActgtaaaataaaagaaatggaTAAGGCCCTGCATCTATTTTGTGAAATTCCTCAAAAAGGGCTTCATCCTGATGTTGTTACGTATACCATAATGTTGCAGGGGTTATTTCTGGTGGGTAGATGTTCTGCTGCACTGAAACTTTTTCAGGAGATGCTGGTTGCTGGACATAAACCAAATTTTTACACTTCATGTGTCTTACTTGATGGTTTGTGTGGTAATGGACTTGTTGAAGAGGCGATGTCAGTCTATCATCAGTTATTAACGAGAAACAGAAATGGTTCTCATGTTTATGGTGCCATCATAATTGATAGGCTCTGCAAGATAGGGCGGCTTAATGCTGCACGCGATGTATTCAATGACCTCATCTCTAAAGGTCGATGCCTAAATGTGAATACATACACTGTAATGATAAATGGGCTTTGTCGAGAAGGATTAACAGATGAAGCCTTAGAGTTGTTAAGGAAAATGGAGAGAAATGATTGCTTACCAAATACTGTGACTTATaatgttattttgcaaggatttGTTAGGGAGAAAAAATGTCATGAGGCAAATCTACTTTTGGATGAAATggttggtaagggtatttctcCAGATGATGACACATTGTTCTTCATAAACGACTTACTTGCACTTAAAACTGAAGATGAGACAGCACTAAAGGTGATGCAGAAATTTGCTGCAAATCATGTAAAGTAA
- the LOC116027705 gene encoding HIPL1 protein-like yields MIMAKFPMICSIFCLLLFCLINPSASHPLCTDLRAPITAKKPLAFCPYNGTVCCDSSKDLQLQKKFVGMNISDSACASAVKSILCAACDQFSAELFKAKSGPRPIPVLCNTPSKATSSLSRQQENDDSFCSSVWDACKTIPILNSPFAPSLQTKAGEPQNSTVSKLNDLWQSKDDFCQAFGGNSSDGKAYCYSGEPVKLNSSDSFSLPNGMCLEKIGSGTNYLNMVPHPDGSNRAFFSDQPGKIWLATIPEQDSGQAIGLDESSPFADLTDQVYLDAKFGMMGMAFHPKFAQNGRFFASFNCDKSKSPGCVGRCACNSDVGCDPSKIASQPCQFHTVVAEYSANGTAPNPSLAEKAKPSEMRRIFTLGLPYADSHGGQILFGPEDGYMYVMLGDGGSKGDLYNFAQNKKSLLGKILRLDVDNIPSEEQISDLGLWGNYSVPDDNPFAKEKDMAHEIWALGLRNPWRCSFDAERPNYFLCADIGQDQYEEVDIITKGGNYGWSNFEGPIPFKPKEIAGGKTSSSSIDPIFPVLGYNHSEINKEIGSAAISGGFFYRSQTDPCMYGSYLYGDLYAKNMWAGVETPTNSGNFTKTDLPFGCAHDSPLNCTTVPNTNTNTPLPALGYIFSFAQDNRKDVFILTSTGVYRVVRPSRCGFTCPKEKTVVVGSRPPSPAPAAAHRAYSMELILSSLLLLLGYLVILL; encoded by the exons ATGATAATGGCAAAGTTTCCCATGATTTGCTCAATCTTTTGTCTGCTACTCTTCTGCCTCATTAACCCTTCTGCTTCACACCCTTTGTGTACAGACCTGA GAGCACCCATCACTGCAAAGAAGCCTCTGGCTTTCTGCCCATACAATGGGACTGTTTGCTGTGACTCTTCCAAAGATTTGCAGCTGCAGAAGAAGTTTGTAGGCATGAACATTTCTgattctgcttgtgcttctgcTGTGAAATCAATCCTCTGTGCA GCTTGTGATCAATTTTCAGCAGAGTTGTTCAAGGCTAAATCGGGGCCTAGACCGATACCAGTTCTATGCAACACACCTTCTAAAGCAACCTCGTCTTTGTCAAGACAACAAGAAAATGATGACAGTTTTTGTTCATCTGTTTGGGATGCCTGCAAAACCATACCAATACTAAACTCTCCCTTTGCTCCCTCTTTGCAAACCAAGGCTGGAGAGCCACAAAACTCCACAGTTTCCAAGCTAAATGACCTCTGGCAATCTAAAGATGATTTCTGTCAAGCATTTGGGGGAAACAGCTCTGATGGGAAGGCCTATTGTTACAGCGGGGAACCAGTTAAGCTGAACAGCAGTGATAGCTTTTCGCTCCCGAATGGGATGTGCCTTGAGAAGATTGGCAGTGGAACCAATTACCTCAACATGGTCCCTCACCCCGATGGATCAAACCGGGCGTTTTTCTCTGATCAGCCCGggaaaatttggctggctactaTACCCGAGCAGGACTCTGGACAGGCAATAGGACTCGATGAATCAAGTCCTTTTGCTGACTTGACAGATCAAGTTTATCTGGATGCTAAGTTTGGGATGATGGGAATGGCTTTCCACCCGAAGTTTGCACAGAACGGACGCTTCTTCGCGTCTTTCAACTGCGATAAGTCCAAGTCCCCGGGTTGCGTTGGAAGGTGTGCCTGCAACTCAGATGTTGGCTGTGATCCTTCAAAGATTGCCTCTCAGCCATGCCAATTTCATACAGTTGTTGCAGAGTATAGTGCTAATGGAACAGCTCCAAATCCTTCACTG GCAGAGAAAGCAAAGCCATCAGAAATGAGAAGAATATTCACACTGGGACTTCCATATGCAGACAGTCATGGTGGCCAAATTCTTTTCGGGCCCGAGGATGGATACATGTATGTCATGTTAGGCGATGGCGGGAGCAAGGGTGATCTATACAACTTTgctcaaaataaaaaatctttgcTGGGAAAAATTCTGAGGCTTGATGTAGATAACATACCAA GTGAAGAACAAATATCTGATCTTGGCCTCTGGGGAAACTATTCTGTTCCTGATGATAATCCTTTCGCCAAGGAGAAGGATATGGCGCACGAAATATGGGCTCTTGGTCTCAGAAATCCTTGGCGCTGCAGCTTTGATGCAGAAAGGCCTAACTATTTCCTCTGTGCAGATATTGGCCAG gatcaatATGAAGAAGTGGATATAATTACAAAGGGAGGAAACTATGGATGGAGCAATTTTGAAGGTCCTATACCATTCAAGCCTAAAGAAATTGCAGGAGGGAAGACTTCCAGCAGTTCCATTGATCCAATCTTCCCAGTTCTTGGGTACAACCATTctgaaataaataaagagataGGATCAGCAGCTATATCCGGCGGTTTCTTCTACCGCTCCCAGACTGATCCCTGCATGTATGGAAG TTATTTGTATGGGGATTTGTATGCAAAGAACATGTGGGCAGGTGTAGAAACCCCCACAAACAGTGGCAACTTCACAAAAACAGACCTGCCTTTTGGGTGTGCCCATGATTCACCACTCAACTGCACCACTGTCCccaacaccaacaccaacacccCTCTGCCTGCTTTAGGCTATATTTTCTCATTTGCTCAGGACAACAGAAAAGATGTTTTCATCTTAACCAGCACCGGCGTTTACAGAGTTGTCAGACCGAGCCGCTGCGGTTTCACCTGCCCGAAAGAGAAGACGGTGGTGGTCGGTAGTCGGCCGCCTTCTCCGGCTCCAGCCGCCGCCCACCGGGCTTATTCAATGGAGCTCATTCTCTCATCTTTGCTGCTTTTGCTTGGCTACTTAGTAATATTATTGTAG